In Ischnura elegans chromosome 6, ioIscEleg1.1, whole genome shotgun sequence, one genomic interval encodes:
- the LOC124161463 gene encoding myelin expression factor 2-like → MDIISFEELKGLMVTDQMKRKVLIEVRDLLIDEWPNFKDPNALAEKLDSFDAIRESMGRKTTGHYIKDQQNKRIQFTKPKTVSVNSDEERRDLAMEKMPKSSSSGLNFEKRFQPKCYGCGSTQHFLANCPKKKTKDNEEKEFVGSLKIENNKNMFGKYLTEGMVNGYSMKILRDTGATIDVVAQKYVTPHMYTGETVWIQQALEVRDRFLPIAEVEVIGEFGRVFGKAVVVQNDLDRGVYILGNTTAELIEKCQLEQQEKHWINTVQTRAAKRRGERQSRFQPRSSSGGRDRDGGGRRAPADRRIYISNIPYKFRWQELKDLFRTEVGEVAYVELFSDDGEKPRGCGIVEFENAESVKKAVEKMHRWELKGRKLVVKEDFDIERDKYGRPMKGGSSGGGGGRGNAGMSGGSSRPRDEPRSSWQAPAPLPGLIGPTSPAIQNKWGNTYGLSPQFLECLGINGPLVSRLFVANLDYKVDEKKLRDVFRLAGKVTNAKLNRDKDGKSRGHGVVKFEHPVEAVQAISMLHNQLLYDRKMTVRMDRVNEKTEGLPSKLPEGLRGIGMGLGAGGNPLLDVSRAAVLPSVVSPSLGLNSTGRFADSPPLPRRSALGYSSGAVALPGGLSVGVGSLGALAGGGDIGSIGGSLGCSLGAGLAGVSS, encoded by the coding sequence atggatataatttcttttgaggaGTTAAAAGGACTGATGGTGACTgatcagatgaaaagaaaagtacTCATAGAGGTGCGAGATCTCCTGATAGACGAATGGCCAAATTTTAAGGATCCGAATGCATTGGCTGAGAAGTTGGATAGTTTTGATGCTATTAGAGAAAGCATGGGACGGAAAACCACGGGTCATTACATTaaggatcaacaaaataaaaggatCCAGTTTACAAAGCCGAAGACTGTTTCTGTAAATTCTGATGAAGAAAGGCGTGACTTGGCTATGGAAAAGATGCCTAAATCATCGTCTTCGGGACTTAATTTCGAAAAGAGGTTTCAACCCAAGTGCTACGGGTGTGGTTCCACTCAACATTTTCTCGCAAATTgcccaaagaaaaaaacgaaggataacgaagaaaaagaattcgttggttctttaaaaattgaaaataataaaaatatgtttggcaaATACTTGACAGAGGGAATGGTAAATGGGTATTCAATGAAGATATTACGAGATACAGGTGCAACAATCGATGTAGTGGCTCAGAAATATGTTACCCCACACATGTATACAGGAGAAACTGTTTGGATACAGCAAGCTTTAGAAGTACGCGATCGTTTTCTTCCTATAGCAGAAGTAGAAGTAATTGGAGAGTTCGGTCGAGTATTTGGGAAGGCTGTGGTAGTACAGAATGATTTGGATCGCGGtgtatatattttgggaaataccaCCGCAGAATTAATTGAGAAATGTCAATTAGAGCAACAAGAAAAACATTGGATAAATACGGTGCAGACTCGAGCGGCAAAGAGAAGAGGTGAAAGACAAAGTAGATTCCAACCCAGAAGTTCCAGTGGCGGTCGCGATCGTGACGGGGGGGGAAGGAGAGCTCCCGCAGATAGAAGAATTTACATCTCCAACATTCCTTATAAATTCCGCTGGCAGGAGTTGAAGGACCTCTTTAGAACAGAAGTTGGTGAAGTTGCTTATGTGGAGCTTTTTAGTGATGATGGAGAAAAACCTAGAGGGTGTGGTATCGTTGAGTTTGAAAATGCAGAATCTGTTAAGAAGGCAGTTGAGAAAATGCATAGGTGGGAgttgaaaggaagaaaacttgTTGTTAAGGAGGATTTTGATATTGAGAGGGACAAGTATGGCAGGCCAATGAAGGGAGGTTccagtggtggtggtgggggtagAGGAAATGCTGGTATGAGTGGAGGAAGTAGTCGCCCCAGAGATGAACCACGGTCTAGCTGGCAGGCACCAGCACCTTTACCTGGTCTAATTGGTCCTACCTCACCTGCAATTCAGAACAAGTGGGGCAATACGTATGGACTGAGCCCACAGTTTTTAGAATGCCTGGGAATAAATGGACCCCTAGTCAGTAGATTGTTTGTTGCCAATTTGGACTACAAAGTTGATGAAAAGAAATTGAGGGATGTCTTCCGTCTCGCTGGTAAAGTCACTAATGCAAAACTTAACAGAGACAAAGATGGAAAGAGTCGTGGACATGGTGTGGTGAAATTTGAGCATCCAGTTGAAGCTGTGCAAGCAATATCTATGCTTCATAATCAGCTGTTGTATGATAGGAAAATGACAGTGAGAATGGACCGTGTGAATGAAAAGACTGAAGGCTTGCCCTCAAAGTTACCTGAAGGTCTACGTGGAATTGGTATGGGTCTGGGTGCTGGTGGAAACCCTCTACTTGATGTTTCTCGTGCTGCAGTGTTGCCAAGTGTGGTGTCCCCATCATTAGGATTGAATAGTACTGGTCGGTTTGCTGATAGTCCACCTCTTCCAAGGAGATCAGCCCTTGGCTATAGCAGTGGAGCTGTTGCCCTGCCAGGTGGGCTGTCTGTGGGAGTGGGCAGTCTTGGAGCTTTGGCCGGTGGAGGTGACATTGGCAGCATTGGAGGCAGTTTGGGATGCAGCCTTGGGGCTGGTCTAGCCGGGGTCAGCTCATAA